The following proteins come from a genomic window of Salvia hispanica cultivar TCC Black 2014 chromosome 4, UniMelb_Shisp_WGS_1.0, whole genome shotgun sequence:
- the LOC125217950 gene encoding 60S acidic ribosomal protein P2A-like, giving the protein MKVVAAYLLAVLGGKTSPSADDISDILGSVGAEFDQERVELLLSQVAGKDITELIAAGREKLASVPSGGGAIAVSASSGGGGGAAPAAAVESKKEEKVEEKEESDDDMGFGLFD; this is encoded by the exons ATGAAGGTTGTAGCAGCTTACTTGTTGGCTGTGTTGGGTGGCAAAACCTCCCCCTCTGCCGATGATATTTCCGACATCCTCGGCTCAG ttGGAGCTGAGTTTGATCAGGAAAGAGTTGAATTGCTTCTGTCCCAAGTTGCCGGCAAAGATATAACTGAGCTGATTGCAGCTGGAAGGGAGAAATTGGCCTCGGTACCTTCAGGAGGTGGTGCAATTGCTGTGTCGGCATCATCTGGGGGAGGTGGTGGCGCAGCACCTGCTGCGGCTGTTGAGTCCAAGAAGGAAGAGAAAGTGGAAGAGAAAGAGGAGTCTGATGAT GATATGGGTTTTGGTCTCTTCGATTAA